TTTCATtgaatgcccatccctactagtTACCCCAAAATGCAATTAATAACCTTAAAAAGCATGATATCTCTTTAACACTTCTGATTGACTTCTGGTCGAAGTCGAAGAATGACCTCTTGGCTTTGTCTCATGTCTCCTGTGGTTCagatggtggagagagagactgccctGCTGAAGAAGATTGACATCAATGTCGCTGAGTCGGAGAAGAGAAGTGGGAAGAACACGGTGAACATGCAGGAGACCTACACGGTGTACCTCATAGAGATACGGTGGGTGGCACTCTAGTCTATATCATTCGGGGTGGCATGttgctcaggtggtagagcgggttgacctGTAACAGGAAGGTTGGCTGGCTCCTCCtggctgagtgtcgaggtgtccctgagcgaggtgCCTGACCCTGACTGCTCTTGATGAGCTGGCTCCATCGttggtgtgtaaatgtgtgaatgaatggttgtcgctttttgataaaagcgtcagcaaaaccccctatgtaaatgtaaatatcatCATGGTGCTTAGAGATGGCAGTCAAATTACATTGTAGCAATAAcgatttatatatacatataggcaCATGAAAGATATATCATAGTCTTAAAACATGATAGCTACCTTAAAACGATCTAAATATTTCAACAAGCAAAGTTGCTTGGTTTTGCTAAATGTTTTTGTTGCAATGAGTCTTTATGTTGCAAACACCGTTGTGTTTGAGTATGTCTCATTTTAGAACAACAGAGCACCTCCATGCTCTGTGGTTCTCAGGAATCATCTAACACCAGAAGGTGTTAGATGTTGGTAGGTCAAGAGGGAGAGCAGTCGGGTGGTTATAGGATGGATTCCCAACCAAACCTACTCCCATGTTGGTCTGGATCAAGACTAACGTGAGAGGCAATAACGGTTTTGCCATTTCTGCTCATACTAACCCTGATCAGCGATGTATATATTTGCTCACAGATGTAGACAGAAACTTGCCTTGCAGTAAATGAAATCAGGAGCATGGTGATTGTATCGCTGACGTCTTGTTGATGTTTGACGGCCCGTAGACCAGCCAACGCTGCAGAGGGCGGGCTGCCGGTGGGGGACTCTCCATGGAGGCGCTACAGTGAGTTCGAGCTGCTCAGGACCTACCTGCTGGTCACCTACCCCTTCGTGGTGATCCCCCCTCTGCCTGAGAAGAGGgtgagtggagggaggaggcagggagggagggagcaactGATAGTGTTTGTCTCCTTCCTGGTTCTAGtgctttttttaatgttttttaataGAATATTCAGTTTGAATATATACTTATTtaaaatagcaaaataaaaaCGTTGAGTTTATTTCCCCCTTTTGTAAACATCCTGAACAGGACCCTACTATTCACTCAGATTCCTGCACAGTATTTAACCCGAGCCACTGAACATCATTGGGATGATAACACGGTTCCCTGCTGatcctcattcattcattcattcatgaatcaTCTACAGGCAGAGTTTGTTTGGCACAAACTGTCTGCTGACAACCTGGACCCCGACTTTGTGGAGAGACGCCGACTGGGTTTGGAGAACTTCTTGATACGGGTGGCATCGCATTCGGTCCTTTCCAAGGATaagattttctatcagttcctTACAGAGgtcagcgcgcacacacaaacacacacacacacacacacacacacacacacacacacacacacacacacacacacacacacacacacacacacacacacacacacacacacacacacacacacacacacaaatgtaaatCCAGTTATTTGATTCACCGGGAGCATTCTCCTGCGTCTACGCATCACACCTGTTCCCTGCCCGACCAATCAGCAGCCTCTGGCAGGACTTCACCTCTGCGTACATGTAGTTCCACCCTGGGCAGAAGGGGCATCTACAGGTCTCTGAGCATGCAGTAGTGTCCTTTGGCCTTCAGTCATTCATCATCAAATGCAGTGCTCTGTCCTATCATTCTCTCGTGTTTCCTCAGGAAAAGGGGTGGAGAGAGGCGGTTCTAGAGACCGGTTTCCAGGACAAGGTAATGAACCCGCCAGATGTTCACCCACGTCCCTCCTATTGCTGGAGAATAGCAAAATGATCCATGTTGCATCTCGTTCTCCCAGGCTGACTCCAGGCTCAAGTCGCTGAGCGCCACGTTAAGAGTCAAAAACCCAGACAAGTAAGTAGTGAGGGTTGTGTCACTTCTAAacagggcggcagtagctcaggaggtagagctgtGGACTGGTGACCGGAAGGATGCTAGTTCGATCTCCGGCtactcctagctgagtgtcgatgtgtcccttagcaagatgcctcaccctgaatgctcctgacgagctggctgtcgccctgctaGGTTGCTAGATTCCCCCGGCCGTGGGAGAATGAATTGTTGTAagtcccctaaatgtaaatgtaaataaaggtAAGATGTGCTGGTTTCAACTTTCAGCCTAATATACTATAGTCCAAGAATAAAGTATGTTATTATACTTTATTCTCTTTCATATTGTTACCTAGTTTCCATGCCATTTTAACAGGGACTTAGAAAGGCGTAGTATAAACATCCATGCATTGATCCAGTTATGGACATGAGCCTAAGTCCTGTTTGTGGCTTGTAGGAGCTTCACGGATCTGAAGCAGTACAGCGATGAGCTGAACAGCGCCATCTCCCACCTCCTCAGGGTCCGAGCTGTGAGTGTCTTCATCACTTTTCTCTATACTCCTACAGGTGGGCCATTCCTGAGATCATAGTGTCAGCTGTGGTTATATGTGTATACAATCTTCCGTACCCTTATTATCCTCATGAAGATGCGAAAACGCCAGAAATCCTTTAATGTTGTTAACACTATCAGTTTATCATCGTCATGCTGTTAAGCTAGAGGAGCTCTGAGCCATGAGTTTGTCTctaaccgtctgtctgtctgtctgttccagaAAGTAGCAGACAGGATGTATGGGGTGTACAAGGTCCATGGGAACTATGGCCGGATTTTCAGGTGAGAACAGTGGACAGGCCTGGAGCAGGTTTCTGGTTCCTTCATATGTGATGCAGATGCTAAAGCATCCTTGTGTGATGGGACCAAACTCACTAGAGTTGAAACAGTGGATGTAACTCACTTTGGTAAGATACGGTATGGTGGGGTCAGAGTTCGTTTTTAGGTGGCTTATTGGCCATCATGAGCAAAGTGCTTCCGTATATAGCAATCTAAAGCCAGAAGCGTAAGGCCCGCCCAGCGGTCCAGCACTGGTATAGTGGCGGTCACGTCTGGACCCTCACCTCTCTGTCCGCCCTGTTGCGACAATGGTAAAACCCTTATTTAATCTGTAATTGTCACTCACCAGACGCTCCCCAGATTGTCCCATTAGTCCCCCGCTTTTGAACGTCTTGTTATGGAGCGTGAAGATCCAATATCTTCTCAACTTGAACTCTGTTTGACACGATCAATACGCTCAGGAAGGATCAATCAACAGTTCTGGATTCTTGTGGAATTGTGTCCTTGAGTCGCACACAATTACGCCGATCAATGGCCTACAGGCAGGACTGAAGAACGTGCACAGCCTGTTCAGATGGTTCTACAGTGAAGACCTTCAGATTTCTTTGTTGCCCTTTCGTTGGAGCATGAAGTCAGCCCCGGTCTCCCCGTGATGCAGTAGTTCTCCTGAGAGCATTCTTTTTCTCCTTGATAATCTGTCATGGATTGGCTGTAATTTAAGCCTCTATATCATGTTCTATCACGTTATTATAATGtgcaaacaaaaataataaacccTGCGATTGTTCCACTGAGAGTATTCAAGTCGACTTGGGGCTCATTGAACTGTGACGCGTCGTTTTTAGGGTACAGCCCTAGCAAAatcctctgcacacacacattaatgtaGAAGGTCTAGAGCAGTCTATTAGCTGAAGCCCAGATTTAAAtttcttttaaataaaatatcaatattgcACAAATGTAGTTAGCATGACACGTTGTTAAATGAGTAGATTTAGATTGTTAATGCACACTTTCCAATATATTTGAGAAAAAgtaattaaaaaagaaagcaGCCGCTGAAATGTCCTCTCTCCCTGGCAGTGAGTGGAGCGCTATCGAGAAGGAGATGGGGGACGGACTGCAGAGTGCCGGCCACCACATGGACACGTAAgacatcagcacacacacatcaacaaacacaaatcaacacacacacacacacatcagcacacacactccGGGTTAGAGACGCATGCAGAGGAGTTCAGTGTGGTATAGAAAcggtgtgtgtacggtgtgtgtgtgggtctgtgtgtatataaactgtgtgtgtgtgtatatagatggtgcatgtgtgtatattatgGGTGAATATGtacataaaatgtgtgtgtgtatactaggGGCGTGCATTGCCACTaccctcacgattcgattcgatcaCGATTCACCAGGTAACGATTATATTCAATTTGATTCTAcgatgcattgcgatgcatcaaaATTCTACTGCACACAATAAGGCAATTTCTTttaccttccactcccaaaccTACTGCAATCAAATGCcgggctttgtcctttctgacattgtccttataaaaaggattatatatttcataaattattttatgttgcttcacttcgacaatcagtctctcgtcgtccatgttgccgaccctctgagaccctttgactgctgacctggtgccaccggtcatgacgttatgttgatgtgaagttgtgataggctacatgagctgagttttgtgttttattttgaaaattgaccggatgctctatggcttttacttttttacttcCTGCCTTGCTCGATCTGCTTGGTTGCTAGCTCGCGCCGCCGCTTAGCATGTACTTCACAACTCTGGTCCACTCAAGGCCCGAAAATAAACAGCGACATAATCGATTATGGCACCTTGCCGCATCGATGCTGAATCGCGCATGCCCCGCATTGCAATGCATCGCCGAATCGATTGTTGTTGACACCCCTAGTGTATacgtatactgtgtgtgtgtgtatataaacgGTTTGTGTGTTCCCCAGGCACTCTGCATCAGTTGACGACatcctggaggaagaggaacactACGCCGACCAGCTCAAAGAGTACCTCTTCTACACGGACGCCCTCAGGTGCGTACGGCAGGCCGCTGTGTGAAGGGGAAGCACACTGAGCTAGCACACTGAGGACCTACCAAGTCAGCACAACATCACCACCCACCATACGGTGGGGCCATGCTCCCTCTAGTCTGCTCGTGGCAGTTCACCACTTTATAATGGAAGTGCTTAAAACCTGTCAATGAAACGTCACCTGCCCGGACGCGATCTCccgcacgcacgaacgcacccatgaggactgagccgtactcgtctctCAGTcttcctccgttggggtactgagatgAATGAAAGtgtgccggcaagttcgagctacacacaccgttcgttgattggtcgacagaatcgtcggTTCTGTGtgacagggggataataacaaacgcATTACCCGCAAAGTATTTCTGTACAACGgcaaaagctttgtttattgaaggAAATGTTGCGAAAAAGTTTgacgtccttcttggacgtcctacattgttgctaTTTTATTGTCtcgcgttcttctttttccttggatttaatTGCAGGCTACACTGGGTCGGcctgctatgaggtcacgatgcttacgtagctgccgcagctatcgccatccggcttagACCccggcctaccataagggtactgtcggcggtggaaacgcaagccgtaactgagctgggctagaccgcaccctcactactgggctgaggcatgaaaaaaacatgaaaaaaaggaggaaaataaGACCGCTCAACTCAATTCAAATGTCACATcttactgtccgtccacaccagaagcgaattgagcgaccaaatcgccggaagtcattcactttctatgggcaagagcgaccaaagcgaccaaagcgaccaacgctaccagcggccaaagttgagcgaccagagcgtcaaaaagaagttgaaaactttttaactttatacaaatgactattattcgcttcagcgaccaaacactgacagccaatcggaatgtagacgctcttcgcttgcgtggatcccagggaacatcggcaggcactttggttcctacctacctttattcactcactgaacaaaatgtcggctgaagtattaatcgcggctgtaactgggcacccggtgttgtacgaacccaccctttttcagttcagagatcgtaacgccatagtggtttggatatcaagtgatgataagcgggagtatttataggctacatctagaacgttcgtatttaagcgggaatcattataatttgctctacatgccaccaatcgaaccaaccaatcgcgtgtagcgtGCTTTAAACAataccaaaaaagtttttgaaatcgtcacataaacaaactaatcgacaagacgaggctcacacctcaggctccgtgaatagtggggaacagagggataaaagacaagagatatatcccttgcatttatccctctattccccactattcacggagcctgaggtgaataatttttaattaaatagtctagatagatagatagtcaagtctttattaataccaaacgacacaaatcgtcgggaatccatttaggtggttcgtcccacacaggacagtagcctacaagaccacacagaacaagtctgactggacatacacacaatacacattaaaactagacacgcgttgatagatagatagacagaaaggcctagatagatagatatgttccattatttgccttgcggagccaaccagtcctgtgcacgtaggcctatgcaaattagccatgtgcgctaatgtctatttgttttgaatgcgacgaatgagtgcagatcatgatttgcagatcgagatcagtgaaacatattttaactactacagcacgcagggttttttgttctcggttgtaattagcctacattttaggattttttgtatattggggggaatcactgtcctacttgttgtcgaagcactttatcgaacaagcaaaaccgtctcggcaatatggccaaggtgtatgggagagttcactatttgatatggctgtctgtagggcctactaaacgcatacggctcctttaaatgcgtctgcataattgaattgtacgtcatgagcgacttgagcgaccaaagcgaacagaaaaattcgcagcgaaactttgtgagcgaccaaagcgtctttgacgctatggtcgctcctggtgtggacgtacagttattCTGTGAACAACATTATCAGGACCTTAGTAATTATTCTCTGAATAGGAGTCCTCTCACATGAATTCTGAGCTCCTAGTGCATACATTAAAATTATTTAAATAGAATAGAGTAACATAGAGCAGACATAATAGAGTGACATAAACCTGATAATAATCATATAAATAAGAGTAACTTCGAGCTTCAATCAAATTGAGAAATATCAACAAAAATTTGTACTGCTAGAGTCCAGCCCTGTTGGCTGCAAGTCATCAAccaaaatgttaaattaattTCGGAACATTGGCATTTCTGTTAAGAAAAAAGGAGTTGGTCAACATGCTACATGCTTTCAGagtcaacaaaaaaatatatagataattattttattttaatatcgCAATACTTTGCACTTCTGTATCGATATAATCATGTGCGAAAAATATTGCTATTGAACAGAAtctattttttttcccccactaCTACCGAACGAACGTAGGAGCTGGGTTCAGCAGTTAATGTTAGAAAAACAAGGGGCCTTTTCCTTGCAAACTATTATCCACAGATGTTGCCCATTGGCTGTATAGTTCGTCTGATAGATCACCCTTTGACCTTGGGTGTATCCCTAAATTGTCACCAAGACCGTTCGCAGACTATCTCCTATTTACAGTGTTAACATAGATAAACAGACATGCAGTGTCTGAAGAGTGCCAGCGCCCTCTATGTACAcagggattaaaaaaaaaagaccagaGCCAATGGGGAGAGTGGAAAGAAAAGTCAGCAACACCGTTTATGCTCCTGCTGGGTTAAGGTAACACAAATGAACACCTCAACGGAAAACATTAACATGATAAACAAGATAAAAAGCACCAATAACAACCACAAACATCACAACAAGCCATAGTTCTATATTTGTTAAACAATATTTATGAGGAATTTATTTAGTTTGTCTTTATTattgaatgtattttaaattataccatttttttttttataaaatcccAGGTAGCACTATACTTACCCTGACTTACCACCAGGGGTCCGTGTGCCACAGGTTAAAACACTGCCCTAGTGTACATTTGGAGTAATGACACGTTGTGAATGACAATGACAATATTGTTGTGTAACAAAAAAGTATTGTGTTTGTAGGTCAGTGTGTCGGAAACACGAGCTGATCCAGTATGAACTGGAGATGGCTGTACTGGACCTGGCAAGCAAGAAACAACAAAGAGAAGAGCTCACCACTGGggtaacacagacagacagacagacagacagacagacagacagacagacagacagacagacagacagacagacagacagaggagctgGGTTCAGCAGttagactgactgactgactgactgactgactataCGTTGGGCCTTCtcattttacattacatttaaagcGTTCTCCAATAGGTGATACACTGGTCCGACATGCAGGAGTagtaatatgtgtgtttgtgtggaggcGGTGCGCGTGTTCTCCCTGAAGGGGATGAGCAGCAAGCTGTTCGGCCAGGAGAGCCCTGAGCAGAGGGAGAGCCGCCTGGCCGCTCTGCAGCAGAGCATCCAGGCCTCAGAGGACGCCGTGCTGGACAAGAACCAGGAGTGCAGGCAAGGCCCGCTGCTGAggaccgctgtgtgtgtgtgttggggtggtagtggctcaggaggtagagcaggatGACTtctaaccggaaggttgctggttcgatccccggctcctcttaGCTGAGTGCctaggtgtccctgagcgagacccctcaccccgacgagctggctgtcaccctgcgtggttgactctgccgtcggtgtgcgaatggaatggttgtaagtcactttggagaAAAGTGTCAGGAaaatcgcgtgtgtgtgtatggggtcctATGGTTTGGTCAGCACTCGGTCCCGGGGACTTGAACTATGAATGCAGAGCCCTTAAGTGTTGGCTCCCACGTTCTGTCTCGCTGATTTTCTCTCTATCTGGTTGGTTGGGATTTGTTTCTTTGGACTAGAACAGgtgtgcccaaccagtcgatcgcggtctatcagtagaccgccgacagatcccaagtcgaccgcgaggggtgaagaaaaaaattaaataaaaaataaaaagaatttGCGCGGGACACATACGCTGTCAACagtagttgaaagccgtcaacagtagtgacgcactcctaaacgttgacatggctgaggggaaacaagctaagacctaccattttcaccctgagtgggaggaagattattgattattgttgagaaggtgccttgcgcaggccccccccccccccccccgcttgaagGTAGTCTTGCCCAATGTTGACACTAgactggtagatctcgggaggttggctacttgaaaagtagatcttggggcaaaaaaggttgggcacccctggacTAGAATAATGAATGCAGGCAAGTCGTAAAGTGTTGGCGCCCGTGCCCTGACTCTCAGGCTGACTATCTCTCTATCGTGGTGGTtagtagggctgggtaaaaaaatCAATTTAATCGATTTTGGATAGATTTCATTTAAATTTTGCAATATCGATTCATAGGGCATGAGATGGatcttttatttcattttttttgtttttttaccatcattattatttttgcactttttttttttttaaacaatagcctaatgcaatttgcagtgatggaatgtATTAGTTCTAGTGCACTTTCATTTGCAATTCCTCCTAATTTCAAAATTGCGCTTTTGAGACTTGAGGCAGTTTCGTTTACAGCTGATGTTTAAACTGTCCAATTTACAAGTTTGCACTTAAAACCTGTTGTttaagatgaagagaaaaaaattattgacatttttattttgtaacacagttgagccatttttattatttaacactccctccaggatttcgcggGCCTTTTTTGAGATTGTTGCGGTCTAAAATGCCTGATTTTGCGTGAGCTTTTCCAAAGAGTTGCGGTGAAAGTTGCGGTATTTTTTAGGTTTTTGTTGCGATTATAGTGTGAGAAGAAGTGAAAGTTGCGATAAAAGTTGCGAAAGTTGCGATTTTCCTgatgttaaatattaagttattactgcaattttcccgagtaatttgttaaatattaaattattactgaaaacaacattaattaaaagaacaaaaacactgagaaatggtcctatgaataattgattcttGATTCTTTCCG
The window above is part of the Gadus morhua chromosome 20, gadMor3.0, whole genome shotgun sequence genome. Proteins encoded here:
- the LOC115533014 gene encoding sorting nexin-4 is translated as MADSDSEEAAVLDNTDLTSPESENNMINTMVERETALLKKIDINVAESEKRSGKNTVNMQETYTVYLIEIRPANAAEGGLPVGDSPWRRYSEFELLRTYLLVTYPFVVIPPLPEKRAEFVWHKLSADNLDPDFVERRRLGLENFLIRVASHSVLSKDKIFYQFLTEEKGWREAVLETGFQDKADSRLKSLSATLRVKNPDKSFTDLKQYSDELNSAISHLLRVRAKVADRMYGVYKVHGNYGRIFSEWSAIEKEMGDGLQSAGHHMDTHSASVDDILEEEEHYADQLKEYLFYTDALRSVCRKHELIQYELEMAVLDLASKKQQREELTTGAVRVFSLKGMSSKLFGQESPEQRESRLAALQQSIQASEDAVLDKNQECREFMRMSWEEVKRFKEQKDRELREALISYAIMQISMCKKGIQVWSNAKECFNKM